In Paraglaciecola sp. T6c, the sequence AGTAACTTGTAGGTTTCTAGTCCTTGGCCCGATAACAGTAGCTTTAGTACTTCTTCAAACAAACGCGCTGGAGGAATATTCGCCATTAATGGAGCGAGTTCGTACATCGGCTTGGCGGTTTCAGGGCTTATTTTCATACCCAATTTCACAGCAAAACGCACCGCACGTAACATACGCACCGGATCTTCACGGTAACGAGTAGCAGGGTCGCCAATCATAGTGATTTGACGCTTTTTAACCGCTTCCATGCCGTTGGCAAAATCATGAATACTGTAATCAGCGATGTTGTAATACATCGCATTAACGGTGAAGTCACGACGCTCTGCGTCTTCTTCTATGCTGCCAAACACGTTGTCACGAAGTAACTGTCCATGATCGCTTTGCTTGCTCAAATTCTGCTCTTTGGCATTTTCGTCTTCAACAGGGTGATGACCACGAAAAGTGGCAACTTCGATAACTTCTCGACCAAACACCACGTGCGCTAAACGAAACCGACGGCCAATTAGGCGGCAGTTTCTGAACAATTCTTTGACCTGTTCAGGGGTCGCGTCTGTAGTGACGTCAAAATCTTTGGGTTTTTTACCCAATAGAATATCGCGCACACAGCCGCCAACTAAAAAAGCTTGATAACCGTTATTATGCAGACGGTACAGCACCTTTAGCGCGTTATCGCTAATGTCACTGCGGGATACCGGATGTTCAGCACGGGGAATAATGTTGGCAACAAGAGTGGTTTTAGCTGTGCTCGGCGTACTTTTAAACGCCTCTTTAACCTTGTTGATTACGCGAGAAATAATAAGTTCAGCTCCAATATAAAGGATTACCCAAAACAGGTTTTTTAACGCGTGGGATCATAACCTGTCTTACGCGTCAATTCTATTGTCAAACGCACTCGCATCGTTTGCGATAAGTGCTATGTGCCAGTTGTTCAGTGCGAATTCTAAAATATCGTTCACCGTGGCATTATTCAGCGCCCTAGGAACCGGCAAACCTAAGACCTCAAGAGCCCTGCATAAATTGCTATTGGCAACAGCATCATTTAACCCTGGGGCATGGTTTTGCTTACTCAGTTTTTGACCGTTATCTCCCATCACAAGTGGTAAATGCAGGTATACGGGGGGTGGTTGGTCAAACAGTTGATATAAAGCTAGCTGATATGCGGTAGAGGGCAGAATATCTGCACCTCGCACTACTTCGGTCACACCAGCGTATATATCATCCACGACCACAGCTAGTTGATAGGCATATAACCCATCTTTACGGCGCAAGATAAAATCATCACAGGCACCTTTTGCAAACGAAACCGCCCCTAATGCTAAATCTTGAATATGCTGCCCCCCCAAGGTATTCCTCAGGACAGTGGCACATTCATCTTTTGCCAAGGCTAACTGCGCGCAGGGGCAAGATTGCCCTTTAGGGTTGGCAAGTCGTTGCTTTCTATTACATTGGCAACAATAACTATGACCATTTGCCTGCAGCCAATTCAGTGCTTGCTCATATCGTTCGTGACTGTCATGTTGATAAGTCACTTCGTCGTCCCATAACAACCCGTGACGAACGAGTGACTCTTTTATAAGATCATCTGCACCAGCGAGCGCTCGTGGGGGATCAATATCTTCTATGCGTAACAACCATTTCCCGTCCATTTGCCGCGCACGTATATAACTGCCTAAAGCAGCCACGAGGGAACCTAAATGCAATGGTCCAGAGGGGGATGGCGCAAACCGACCTACATAAGAGGTATCTTGATTAAGGCGCTGTGCAACGAAAGGTAAATTCATTAACCTAAGTAACGTGTAAACATAAAAAAAGCTGCATTGAGCAGCTTTTCTTTATTTATCAGTATTAACCTTGTAGCTGCTTTTCTTTAATTTCAGCTAGGGTCTTACAATCGATACACATATCAGCGGTAGGACGGGCTTCTAAACGCCTAACACCAATTTCGATACCACAGGTATCACAGAAGCCAAAATCGTCTTCTTCGATACGCTTAAGGGTTTTCTCGATTTTTTTGATCAATTTGCGCTCACGGTCACGGGTTCTAAGTTCAATACTGAACTCTTCTTCCTGTGCTGCCCGATCGACTGGGTCAGGGAAGTTAGCCGCTTCGTCTTGCATATGATGCACGGTACGATCTACTTCTTGGCGTAATTGGTCGCGCCATGCTTTTAGCAACAAACGGAAATGCTCCATTTGTTTTTCATTCATGTATTCCTCGCCTGCTTTCTCCTGATAGGGAGTAAGACCAGCTAGGGCTAATAATCCGAGTGTTTTATTCGTATTTCCTGTTGGCATCAGCCAATTCTCCTTAACTACGAGCACAGGACGGTTTTGTGCAAGCGGGTATGTATAACAGAAAGAAATACCGCTGGCAATTCCACGCACTGACCTGCTATTCATGCTAAAAACCAAATTCCGACGGGCAATATGGCGATGTCGGCGAAAAAAGCAACTTATATTTTCATACAATCATGGGTAGTCGTTGATTTAGCGTAATATTTTGTTCGTTAATCGCACACGAGTAAGCTAACACTTCTACCCCAACGTCAACAGCATGCTTAAACATTTGCGCATATTTTGGATCAATATGTTCTGCAATTTTAACGCTTTGAATGCCACTGTGCTGCACACAAAAGAGTAAAACAGCGCGATACCCCTGTTCGACCATAGCGGCAAGCTCACGCAAATGCTTTTGACCGCGTACCGTTTTCGCGTCCGGAAAGTACCCCTGCCCCTCTTCCAATAAGGTCACCGATTTGACTTCAACATAGCAATCTTTCTTATCGCTACTACTTAGAAGAAAATCAATTCTGCTGTTTTCATGCCCAAAACGCACTTCAGGACGAACGGTTTCATATCCCTGCAACTCTTGAATAGCGTGTGTTGCCAATGCCTCTGCAACTATTTTGTTTGCGTTATTGGTATTGATGCCAATCCAATGGCCTTGATGCGTTACTCCTAACTCCCAAGTATAGCCCAGTTTGCGCTTAGGGTTATTACTTGGGGAGAGCCAAACCTGCATCCCGGGTTCAGCACATCCGATCATTGCTCCGGTGTTAGGACAGTGCGCAACGACCTCTTCACCGTTTAACAACGTAACGTCGGTTAAAAATCGTTTGTAACGTTTAACCAATATCCCTTCAATCAAACTGTTATAAAATTGCATTCATCACCATACTGTTTATCGTTACAAAGTTGTTATGATATCGGCTTACTTTTCTTAGGAGTGTTTTATGTCTCGACTTTCTATCCAACTGTCTAACGCGCCAGCACCTGCCCACTGGGGTAAAAACGCTGTACTCTCGTTCGACAATGAAAGCGCTACAATCCATTTATTATCAGATGATCCTCAAAACCGAACCATTCGCCGGGCAGCGCGCATTTTAGACGGTTTAAATTTAGATTTCGTGACTTTATGCGGTAAGTGGCATATCGAACAGCAATGGGCGTTTGCTTACAGTTTCACGAACACCAAAAAACAACACCATATTCAATGGGTTGATGACGAGAATAGCGACACGCTAACGCAGCGCTACCAAGCCTTGGTTTTTACCCGTAATCAAACAAATGCCACCCCTGAAGACCTCTCCCCTGAAAAGCTAGCGAGCACCAGTGTTGAGTGGCTAACCAGCCTAAGTCCAAGTCACGTCACTGCAAAACAATGGGTGGGCGAAGAACTTGTCGAGCAACAATGGTATGGTTTGTACAATGTTGGCCGAGGTAGCCAGCGTCCGCCGGTCATGCTTGAAGTAGATTTCAACCCTACTGACGATCCTCTTGCGCCTGTTAGTGCTGCGTTGGTTGGCAAAGGCATCACCTTTGACAGCGGCGGTTATAGCATTAAAAGCAGTGAAGGTATGCTGCACATGAAATGTGATATGGGCGGGGCGGCTATGGTAACAGGCGGCTTAGGCTTAGCGATTATGCAAGGTCTAAACAAACGAGTGAAACTATATTTGTGCTGTGCTGAGAACCTTATAAGCGGTCACGCTTATAAATTAGGCGACATCATCACCTATAAAAATGGTACCACAGTAGAAATCGTCAATACCGATGCAGAAGGTCGATTAGTGCTAGCTGACGGTCTGATGGCGGCCAGTGAAACTCAGGCCCCCTTGATTATTGATGCTGCAACCTTAACTGGTGCTGCAAGTGCTGCGTTAGGTCGTGATTACAATGCGCTATTTGCCTTGGATAAAAACTTGATGCAACGCGTGCTAGGTTACGCCAGTGAGGAAAATGAACCCGCTTGGCCTTTGCCTCTTGAGCTATGGCATCAAGAAAAGTGTCCATCAAATTATGCAGATACTGCCAATAGCCGTGCTCAAAAAGGGGGGGGCGCGGGCGGCGCATCAAACGCGGCGGGATTTTTGTCTCGGTTTGTGGGTAATAAGGGACAAGGTTGGTTACATATGGATTTAGCCGCCGCATTTAATGACAGCGCTGATGCTTACACACCCGCTGGCGCGTCTGGCTTGGGTATTAGAACCATAGCCAAAGCACTATTGTCTGAATAATCGCCCTTATTTTTAGACTTTATCAGCAGATGCAAAACAGACTTAGGTACGCTGGTCGTACCTAAGGTTACTGAAATAGCACTTTAGATATCAAGACGTTCACAGCCCACCTAAGCGCTCAGCCAACACTTTGTATTTCTCTACGTCGGCAGAATTAAACAGCGGTTTTCCCTGTTCGTCTTTATCAACGGCAATCAACAAACTTTCACGCTCTAGCCGCTCAACACGTATCACTTCGACGCCCAAAAAATTCGCTACTTCATCCACTGTCATCACACTCATTTTTTGATCCTTCTTTCAATTAAAACGCCAAATACTGGCATGGGTACTTTTCGTTAGCAAAGTTCTGTTAGTCAACCATAGCAAAGAATTTACCCTTGAGCTGTTGATCTTTGGCAACTTAAAATAATAAAAATAGATAAATCTTTCAATCAGATGGGCTGAGCAGCATAGTTGTTATACACTTGCGCTATCACCCCTTTGTGAAATTACCTACCAATAGAGTAGCATTATGGATACTTGGTCTGCGGCCATTACATTATTTTTGATTATGGACCCACTAGGTAACCTTCCTGTGTTCATGTCTGTGCTAAAAACGATTGAGCCCAAGCGACGCCGTATCGTTTTGATCCGCGAATTGATTTTTTCGCTGTTGATCATGTTGGGATTTTTATTCAGCGGTCAGGCTGTATTAGATTTTCTAAGCGTCAAACAAGAAACGGTGAGCATCGCTGGTGGTATTATTTTATTTTTGATTGCCTTGAAAATGATATTCCCTCAACCAGGTGGGGTAACAGGACTGCCGGCAGGTGAAGAGCCTTTTATTGTCCCTTTAGCCATTCCTATGGTCGCTGGACCGTCCATTCTCGCAGCCTTAATTTTGTTGGCCAATCAAGATCACAGCCGCATGCTGGATTGGTCTTTAGCACTTTTAGCTGCTTGGTCCGTCAGTGCGGTGATATTGATGTTTTCGAGTGTATTCCATCGCGTATTGGGCGAGCGCGGACTTATCGCTATTGAGCGTTTGATGGGCATGATCTTAATTATGATTTCAATTCAAATGCTGCTAGATGGCATCGGAAAATTCTATTCGCTGGTGTAATCGGCGAATCAAAGAGGTAAAAATGAAAGACAATAAACTAACTATTTTCCAACAAGTTAGAGATTTAGAAACGTGGCAATCTGTTGCTTTCTCAGCAGCATTACTAGAACGCATGCTACCCAACTACCAGCTTTTTTGCGAAGCCACTGAATTTGCCGACCCAAGTCCATACCGCAACAGTTTGAACGTGATTTGGGAATGGCTCGCTCACCCCAAAACCAAAATCAATTTTGCCGCACAACTTGAAAAAGTTGAAGCAAGCGTGCCTGACCCAAACGATTACGACAGTATTGGGGTATATCCTGCCATTGATACCGCTATGTCAATGTCAGCGCTTATTCTGCTATTAATGGAAGAAGACCTGCAAGGCGCCGTTGTGGTCAGCAAACTTGCTCAAGGCACGGTAGAAGCTTTTGTTGAAGCAACTTCTGAAGCAGAAATAAGTGTCGAAGAGATAAAGCAACACCCTCTGATGCAATGGGAAATTGAAATCCAACAAGAATTACTTACATTTTTGGCCAACAGCCCAAAAAATGGCGATACCTGTAAAGCCCTTAAAGACATCGCTATTGGTGAAGGCATGAGTAATATCGGCATTGATATTACCCCATAGTAGGTTCTTTAAGGTTGTAAATGTCCCAAAAAAATTATCTAAAGTACTAGCCTTGATACAGTTTCGCAGTAACTTGGCTAGTCTGATTTTCTTTCAATAAGCGCCAACTAGGCGGCACTTTGTACTGAGCATTTTGCGTTTCGCATTCGATATAAACCAAGCCCTCATTGGCCAACAAACTGTTCTGCTCGATACCATCGATCGCTTTAGGAATTAGATTTTTGTTAAAAGGTGGGTCTAAAAAAATCAAATCAAATTTGTCGTTTAGCTGACTCAGGTAACCTAGGGAATCGCCGCAGAGCACCTGTGCACTCTCCCTAGATGCTTTGAGCGTGTCGAGATTTTGCTGCAAACTTCTAGCGACTTTTTTGTCTAACTCAATAAACGTCACACGCTTGGCATACCGAGAAAGCGCTTCGAAACCTAGGCCACCGCTGCCTGCAAATGCATCTAAGCAATGACTATCTTGGGTATGCGCCATTAACCAGTTGAACAATGTTTCTTTGTTTCTGTCTGTTGTGGGGCGCAGCCCTTGAACGTCCATAACAGGCAATTTTCGCCCGCGCCATTGTCCGCTGATAATACGAATTGCACCATTGGTGGCTTGAGTCTTTTTTACGTCTCGCTTCATTTATAGTAGGAATGTTATCATTGCTGCAAAGATACGTAAGTGTACTCAATTAATTCAACGATTTTCCAAGGATTTCTATCTAATATGTCCAAGTTTTTCGGTTGGCTCAAAAAAGACAAGCCTAAGTCAGAGCCACAAAATCCCCCAAAGAGCACACCAGAAGAAGCCCAAGAGGCACAATCACAAATCGACGATAACAGCGATGAGCGCCTTCTTGAGCAAGCGAATGAGCAAGCAAAACTGCAAAAAATTGATGATCATGCTGCCACCGAAGTAGAAAGCCCTTCTCACGGGCAACCTGCAGTGGAAGTTGAACATACCTTGGAAGAGCGTGCTGATACTGAGCACGACCAAAACATTATTCAAGTTGAAACCCCAGCCTCGGTTATTGACGCCAGTGAAGACGCTATCACCAGCAACGTGGAGCCTGTGTCAGTTGCTGCATCAACTGAACCGTCCGAAGTATTTGAGGCCACGACAGAAATGTCTGAGGCAGATCTTCAACCTGTTGTTGAACATGAGCTAGAATCCCAGCCTGAGCTGGTGCCAGAGTCAAAGGCGAAGCCTGAAGAAGAACCTGAAAAACCAGTCAAAATGGGGCTGTTTGCCAAGTTAAGACAAAGCCTCTCACGCACGAAAGAGAACCTCGGCAGCGGCTTTATTAGCCTGTTTCGCGGTAAAGCCATCGATGATGATTTATTCGAAGAATTAGAAACTCAATTGTTGGTCGCCGATGTAGGAATCGATACCACCAGCAAAATTATCTCTAGGCTAACAGACAGCGCTAAACGCAATCAGCTAAAAGACGGTGAGGCGTTGTATCAATTGCTGAAACAGCAAATGAGCAACATATTACAAGAAGTCAGCCAGCCTCTTGAACCGAAAAGCGAAGATGGCCCGTTTGTTATCTTAATGGTGGGAGTAAACGGCGTAGGTAAAACAACCACCATCGGTAAAATGGCGAAACAGTTCCAATCTCAAGGCAAAAAAGTCATGTTGGCTGCCGGTGATACATTCAGAGCCGCAGCAGTTGAACAACTGCAAGTATGGGGTGAGCGTAATAACATTCCTGTGATAGCGCAGAAAACCGGTTCAGACAGCGCATCTGTTATTTACGATGCATTAGAGTCTGCCAAAGCGCGTAATGTGGATGTGCTAATCGCCGATACCGCGGGGCGATTGCAAAATAAAGATCACTTAATGGAAGAGCTGAAAAAAGTGGTACGGGTGATGCGCAAAATTAACCCAAATGCGCCTCATGAAGTTATGCTGACACTCGATGCGGCCACAGGCCAGAATGCCGTCAGCCAAACCAAGTTATTCAACCAAGCGGTTGGACTAACTGGAATCACATTAACCAAGCTAGATGGCACCGCAAAAGGTGGGGTGATTTTTGCTTTAGCGGATCAATTTAAAATCCCTATTCGTTATATCGGTGTAGGTGAAGGCATCGACGATTTACGCCCATTTGCCAGTGATGAATTTGTTGAGGCACTCTTCGCTGAAAACGGCGTTGAAAATAGCGCTGAAAGCACGACCTAAAACGAGACTTAAGCAGAGTTTGCAAAAACAAACGATGCCGCTA encodes:
- the pcnB gene encoding polynucleotide adenylyltransferase PcnB yields the protein MPRAEHPVSRSDISDNALKVLYRLHNNGYQAFLVGGCVRDILLGKKPKDFDVTTDATPEQVKELFRNCRLIGRRFRLAHVVFGREVIEVATFRGHHPVEDENAKEQNLSKQSDHGQLLRDNVFGSIEEDAERRDFTVNAMYYNIADYSIHDFANGMEAVKKRQITMIGDPATRYREDPVRMLRAVRFAVKLGMKISPETAKPMYELAPLMANIPPARLFEEVLKLLLSGQGLETYKLLNEFGLFEQLFPQLTPLLKSQNSRELAFIEQVLMNTDNRINSDMKVTPAFIFAALLWYPLEERCQQHMVEGGLNHFDAFNLALSDVLHRQIQRIMIPKRFTITVREIWQLQQRLPKRYGRRAFQMLEHPKFRAAYDFLLIRGQIEGGELLTLAQWWTDFQNVNPEQRQGMLKTLREKEGGGAPKRRSRYRGKKKAAQ
- the gluQRS gene encoding tRNA glutamyl-Q(34) synthetase GluQRS, translating into MNLPFVAQRLNQDTSYVGRFAPSPSGPLHLGSLVAALGSYIRARQMDGKWLLRIEDIDPPRALAGADDLIKESLVRHGLLWDDEVTYQHDSHERYEQALNWLQANGHSYCCQCNRKQRLANPKGQSCPCAQLALAKDECATVLRNTLGGQHIQDLALGAVSFAKGACDDFILRRKDGLYAYQLAVVVDDIYAGVTEVVRGADILPSTAYQLALYQLFDQPPPVYLHLPLVMGDNGQKLSKQNHAPGLNDAVANSNLCRALEVLGLPVPRALNNATVNDILEFALNNWHIALIANDASAFDNRIDA
- the dksA gene encoding RNA polymerase-binding protein DksA, whose translation is MPTGNTNKTLGLLALAGLTPYQEKAGEEYMNEKQMEHFRLLLKAWRDQLRQEVDRTVHHMQDEAANFPDPVDRAAQEEEFSIELRTRDRERKLIKKIEKTLKRIEEDDFGFCDTCGIEIGVRRLEARPTADMCIDCKTLAEIKEKQLQG
- the sfsA gene encoding DNA/RNA nuclease SfsA is translated as MQFYNSLIEGILVKRYKRFLTDVTLLNGEEVVAHCPNTGAMIGCAEPGMQVWLSPSNNPKRKLGYTWELGVTHQGHWIGINTNNANKIVAEALATHAIQELQGYETVRPEVRFGHENSRIDFLLSSSDKKDCYVEVKSVTLLEEGQGYFPDAKTVRGQKHLRELAAMVEQGYRAVLLFCVQHSGIQSVKIAEHIDPKYAQMFKHAVDVGVEVLAYSCAINEQNITLNQRLPMIV
- the pepB gene encoding aminopeptidase PepB: MSRLSIQLSNAPAPAHWGKNAVLSFDNESATIHLLSDDPQNRTIRRAARILDGLNLDFVTLCGKWHIEQQWAFAYSFTNTKKQHHIQWVDDENSDTLTQRYQALVFTRNQTNATPEDLSPEKLASTSVEWLTSLSPSHVTAKQWVGEELVEQQWYGLYNVGRGSQRPPVMLEVDFNPTDDPLAPVSAALVGKGITFDSGGYSIKSSEGMLHMKCDMGGAAMVTGGLGLAIMQGLNKRVKLYLCCAENLISGHAYKLGDIITYKNGTTVEIVNTDAEGRLVLADGLMAASETQAPLIIDAATLTGAASAALGRDYNALFALDKNLMQRVLGYASEENEPAWPLPLELWHQEKCPSNYADTANSRAQKGGGAGGASNAAGFLSRFVGNKGQGWLHMDLAAAFNDSADAYTPAGASGLGIRTIAKALLSE
- a CDS encoding YhgN family NAAT transporter; amino-acid sequence: MDTWSAAITLFLIMDPLGNLPVFMSVLKTIEPKRRRIVLIRELIFSLLIMLGFLFSGQAVLDFLSVKQETVSIAGGIILFLIALKMIFPQPGGVTGLPAGEEPFIVPLAIPMVAGPSILAALILLANQDHSRMLDWSLALLAAWSVSAVILMFSSVFHRVLGERGLIAIERLMGMILIMISIQMLLDGIGKFYSLV
- a CDS encoding YjaG family protein, which produces MKDNKLTIFQQVRDLETWQSVAFSAALLERMLPNYQLFCEATEFADPSPYRNSLNVIWEWLAHPKTKINFAAQLEKVEASVPDPNDYDSIGVYPAIDTAMSMSALILLLMEEDLQGAVVVSKLAQGTVEAFVEATSEAEISVEEIKQHPLMQWEIEIQQELLTFLANSPKNGDTCKALKDIAIGEGMSNIGIDITP
- the rsmD gene encoding 16S rRNA (guanine(966)-N(2))-methyltransferase RsmD → MKRDVKKTQATNGAIRIISGQWRGRKLPVMDVQGLRPTTDRNKETLFNWLMAHTQDSHCLDAFAGSGGLGFEALSRYAKRVTFIELDKKVARSLQQNLDTLKASRESAQVLCGDSLGYLSQLNDKFDLIFLDPPFNKNLIPKAIDGIEQNSLLANEGLVYIECETQNAQYKVPPSWRLLKENQTSQVTAKLYQG
- the ftsY gene encoding signal recognition particle-docking protein FtsY — translated: MSKFFGWLKKDKPKSEPQNPPKSTPEEAQEAQSQIDDNSDERLLEQANEQAKLQKIDDHAATEVESPSHGQPAVEVEHTLEERADTEHDQNIIQVETPASVIDASEDAITSNVEPVSVAASTEPSEVFEATTEMSEADLQPVVEHELESQPELVPESKAKPEEEPEKPVKMGLFAKLRQSLSRTKENLGSGFISLFRGKAIDDDLFEELETQLLVADVGIDTTSKIISRLTDSAKRNQLKDGEALYQLLKQQMSNILQEVSQPLEPKSEDGPFVILMVGVNGVGKTTTIGKMAKQFQSQGKKVMLAAGDTFRAAAVEQLQVWGERNNIPVIAQKTGSDSASVIYDALESAKARNVDVLIADTAGRLQNKDHLMEELKKVVRVMRKINPNAPHEVMLTLDAATGQNAVSQTKLFNQAVGLTGITLTKLDGTAKGGVIFALADQFKIPIRYIGVGEGIDDLRPFASDEFVEALFAENGVENSAESTT